Genomic DNA from Salvia miltiorrhiza cultivar Shanhuang (shh) chromosome 1, IMPLAD_Smil_shh, whole genome shotgun sequence:
gaccttcccgcgcgtttattggctcctctgatggaagtgtcttctctggcgaaggcgtcttctctggtgatattgacatctctggcatgaagAACTTCCCTGgaaaacacgtcttctctggcaagggcgtctcctctggcggtaatgACTTCCCTGATGGAGTTTGACTTTTCTggcgcggatgatttctctggaggagagggctcctctgtcaagaatgacttctctggtgcggatgactcatctggctagagtcattcctctgatggatgaaatccttctggtataaatggttcttctgacccatacggctcctctgatgagagtggttcatctgatttgtactctctccctactctgcatgtATTGCTCCTCACCATTTGTTATTTagattatgcttgtcttttaataaaaaatgcctaaaatatactaaatgttcaacaaaaaattgtagtgtattgaaactaatttgtaatatattgaaactataatctatgaaaatgttgttcgttattattactattatgctcgtattttagtaaaaaatgtcttaaatatgcGTAATGCCTAAAAAAATTTGGCCCCTCCCTCCCTCCGAACTTAATTCTAGGCTCCGTCCCTGCGCATATGCAAGTGTTTTATTGTGTTCCAAGTAGAAAACAAACACTACAACAATATATCTCTGCAAGCGTTTAATTGTGTTCAAGTAGGAATCAAACACTACAACAATATATCTCTCGTTGACGAATAATTACACATGTTCTAGTAAATTGGATATTTTCGTAAAAATGCCCTCGTTTTTATAAAGATCAGTAATTGGAGTTTGATTCACGATTCTCCCTCCTTAAATCAGtacattaaaaagaaaagaacaagacTCGTTTATGAAGAGTCATATCTAATGAATATAAACAAAAATAGAAACACTGCAAAATTCATTTACGTGCACCATGCTGCGTCTTTCAATTTTTCATAGGCTTCATTGCACTTTCACTACAACACAAATTTTGTAACTAGACTGTTGTACTGTCTTCTTCtgcaataaataaattaactgacTAAAATTGACGATCGTTAAATAAAAGAATGAGTTAAATTCAGTCACAAACTAGGAATTACGGCAACAGAAAAATGACATCAGAAATCGACAAAATAATATGAGTAGGAAAATTTGGACAAAACGAGTACTAATTGACTAATCTCCACACACGTATATTGACGTTCATTTCTTCTTTATTGGAAGCAGGCCAAATTGTCGGACTTTGACACCGACGTTACTTTTTGGAACTTCctgcttatttatttattatgtatgtattcatatattttatttttagaattttacaagaaaaaaaaaaaccgactatattaattgagattttattagaaaaaaagACGAATGTCTATATTAAAGAGTTATTAGTGAGTTCCTATCTTATAAATCAAGTGAAAGATAGATACGTACGTTGTACTAAAATTACGTTAATCGGTAATGTGTATGATGTGtaatggttttttttttaatgatgtgtaatgataaaattatataatatactaatatttaaataacacatcCGATTTTATCGTTGGGAATAATTAATGAAAGCCAGTGCCTTAGTAGATTTAAGTTTTAACAATGGTTTGAATTGTAGGTCTTTCTAGATATTTTTGGTTTCTTTTGTAGATAGTCAATAGGGGAGTGTCCACGTAGTTTGAAGCCTTAGAAAAAAATTTAGATGCTAATATTTTGTACATAAGTTTACAAATTTGACACGCCTTTCAGATTTTGTTTTATTCCAATTACTTTATATAAGTACGTTTTAATAGTTTATGCAATTAGCTAGGCTCGACTTCTAAACTATGAGATCTAAGGTTGAAAACCTACCCTAGCTCAACATGATTAGAAGCAGACAATCTAGATGTAAAATGTAATTCGATATTCGAATTCAGCTTATTGCTGAGCAAAACAAGTTCACATGTAAATAAagttttcataaaaaattacttCTAAATTTTAGATATGTTTTATTTGGGTTTATTGACACAAAATAAGAGGTATAACAGGAGTGCATGCGGAGTAATTTGGTGTGATTTGacatcaaatcaaattaataaatttgtatCAGATAAATTAACGATAAaactatttaaataaatcaattaaatttgtataaaataaaattgtataataaaattCGGTGTGATCAATAATTGAGAAAATTAATTGTAGAAgtttcttaaattttaatttttaaatgttaCGCAGATCATATTCTACAATGAATAAGTCCTAATTAAGACGCCAATATTACATGCAAATAGCATGCTTGACTTTACTATTCTATGTTGACACTAATTAAGAAATACAAAACAATCAAATGATGGTCCACAATATTTAAAACCACACGCACATTTGAGAAATGTTGCTCGTGAGTTGTGATGCCATGCATGACACCATCAATTTCGACACACTAGTTTATGCACTTTTTATATTTAGACTTTTTTGTCACACACTATTACTTCGTATTTATGATACATTAGTTTTGTTACATGTTAATAACTCCTATGTCAAACATATCTAATTTGccaaataaaatatgattttgTAATAGAGAATTCAAAAATAATTGGATATATCGAAATCGAAGTTATCCTAATTATTACTTCACTATCACGATTTTGGGTCAATACTTATTTATTGGTAGTTAGAAAAATTCATGAGCTGCTCATGTCTATAATCCATGTGGATTTTCAATGTGGAATAAATTGGTCTTTGGTCTTCTTAGATTCTTGCATTTAGTTTCCTTTAATTTCCATACTAATTCCTTTAGTCCGTACTCCTCGTGTTTCTGTCTCATTCCAAGTTAGGGTCAAATTAAGAAACGTAATTATTGAAATCTAACCTATTATATATACAACCATAATTAATCTATATATTCATGATTCATATATAGTTTCCCGTGTCCTAATTAGCAAGTCTTGAATTAGAATTTCAACTTTTTTTATTCACAAATTGACAATGATGACcaacatataattaatataaaacaaaactaaatataATAACATAGTAACAcagtattaattataaatatgacAATAATTATAATAAGGTAATGTttttctctttatatatattttcagaATATTATACTTAATCATGTAAAACAAGGGCAGGTGGTAGCCGAAATTGGAACAGTATTGATATATTTATTGAGTTTTTAAAAATTCTATACAATCATACTTTAGTGATAAGAGTTGACGTGTTAATGTCTATGTCGGTGTTGCACGTTTTATATCCACACAGGGAGATATAGCTAGAGTGACTTTAATTTCATCCACATctacatattttttatattattataatactCAAGTCTGAGGCAAAATTGGATCGACTAAATTAAGAaacaaagtttttttttctttcttttaaatttGATTACTAAATTACATGAAATGAAGTCTTGTAGAGTATGAGATTTTCTTTTAATCGTGAAATAGGTCAAAATTTGGATATAAGTTATatgtttataattttaattggaGATGGAGTGATTCAAATAAATTCAGATGTATCTTGTGTAAAATATAGTAAATAAGTTTTTATGGAACATTGTGAATtcgcactaaaaaaattatgaattagaaaaaaattatttttcatcatctcTAAGGATTTAAACCATAGACCATaagtccccaaggggacaccaaacgatgcgacctcctgtgtgtgaacagtgaggtctcgggttcaaactccactgcttcccctccccaactccccccccccccccaaaaaaaaaaacatagaccataaatttattcatcaaattcataaatTCACTATAAATCATCACGATTTAAGACTGaaaatgattcatattttatatgataTACATCTAAATTTATTTGAACTACTCTataaatatttactttttatatattatgaaTTTGGGAGTGGGTTACCAtgagaacacatcttaaaataagaaacaagagcaattttcaatgtatgaattttatgtagaacacctatgaatttgctgtataaatgtatgaattgtaaaaaataatttattgctacctttgggattcaaactcaggatcataaattcatccaacagggttacgaatcaaccgttgatcttgatgatctaagagctgaaaataatttttattttatatattaagaagtgtacttattttagccctcctcGTGAATTTGGATATAAATTTGACTCTCTTTTTAGGAGGAGACAATTTTTTCTCACAAGTTTTTGTCATTACATAATTATGATTATAAGGAAGTAGGGTTCAAATTCCACCTATCTCCGtgaatccaaaaaaaaaaaatagtaaaacaaTTAAAGAATATTATTGATAAAAATTTGTTGTCAattgttttttaatattaaaaattaaggtGCTGTAACACAACACATCACCAAGAGTGAGAGTTAGCACAATTTGCACTTTATTGggccattttttttataactaaAGTGTAATATAGGCCCATTATAGaatatgtatatttttcttCAGGGGATTACGTACAGTGTAATAAGGTATGGAAAAAAAGTAGGGGAATCCTAcgtcaaaattaaaaaaagaaaatattgtaAAGACTGAAGTAGAAGCTTTTATGTGACGgaaatgtatttaaattttttgctgGCTACCAATTGCAACGACTGTATAAATTCCTCATATTTATTCACACACATTTCTAGACTCTAGTATCAGTCGGCTCATCTTAATAGAATCTGTCTCAACACTACTTACTCCcgaaaatgaaaatatggaAACGAGTAAACCAATAATTTATATGGTGCGCAGCAGGAGTAATTATCACCACCAGATTGAGTATCACATTACTCAACAACTGATGTAACAAAGTTAGTTAAAACAGCAAAAACTTAAGACACATAATTACAATTCCAAGTACAAGTTTGGTAAGAATCTGAATCTGAAGTTTAGGTTTGTCAATCGAGGGGAAGAACATCATCGTTGGACCATTCACCGCATCCACAGGCGAAGAAGTTGCACGATGCACATCGAAATCCAACATCATTTCGCTCTTTATTACCACAAACGTGACAACGAAGTTTTGTGAAGAAACGTTCAAGCGTGAGAGGATGGTGGTGAATGGCGGCAATGGCGAATTCCCTCCCATACTTGAAGTCTCTACAGTAGGGTGCTACAGTAGGAAGGCATCTGGGGTGATAAGAGGCATCACAGTGGCGGCAGTGATACATCCAGCACTTGGGATTCATCTCCTTCTCACATTCATCGCAGTAGAATTTCTCAGGGTGGTTCACGGCCGCCTCAAATGCCAGCGGCAGCGCGTGCTTGTCCAGCCACCGCGTGTCGGCTGTTCCCGGCAGCAGAACGCATCTGCAGCACAAGTTGAACTCGCATTTTTGGCACGTGTAGAATATGGCTCCCGGGTGTAGGAGAAATTCGCTGCAGCCGATGCAGCGGATGTGGAGAGAGTCTTTGTAATCCTCTCCGTCAACCAGTTTGAGATAGTGGTGGCGCTGCGGGTGAGCCTCGTGTTTGATGGTGCTGGGCAGAGAAGAGCACTTTATATCTGCTTTGAACTCGCATTCTGCACATGAATAATAGAGTCCATTTGTATAAAACTTGCAGATACTGCACTTGATCCAGTCCAGTTTGGGACAAGTTTGAAGCCTCAACAGTTGCTTCTTGTGTTGGCGGTGGAATGGTTGAGAAGGTCTCAACTCCAGGGGTAAGCGGAAGCACGCCCAGTGAAGAAAGTATTTGCCTTCCACACAGCTGTAGTAATTAATgtgtgaagaagatgatgacTTCTTTTTCTCGTGATATATGGGTGCAGTGCACCCATCACAAACCAATTTTGATGTTTGTCCATAGTTAAGAttataatcatcatcatcactactgttttcttcttcttcttgatgaTCATCATGAGAaggagatgatgatgatgagactAAACTAAGTTGATGATGGTGGTTATGAAATTTGTATTTGCCGGCATTGATGttctcctcctcctcatcatGAGCTGCACCTACTCTCATAACAAAAGGTCTGATCAGCTCCTCAGCTATGTCGTTTATTGGGAATTGAATCACATCTTCGTCTTCACCTACATCCACCTCGTTATCTCTGTAAAGAAACCATAATCAAAACAAACTCTATTAGATAGTAATCGGGaaaaaattgaaggaatatAATTTAGTTAAGAGAGAGTAATCTTACAAAGTATTGGGAGGTACTGAGGATGCAGTGATGGCGCACTTGATATGGACGACATATCTGCAAAGTCTGCAATGATACACCCAATGTTTCCGCAGCAACGGCTTACGACATATATCACATTTGAAGTTAAACATGACATATTCTATGGGGAAGTGAAAATCGAGGGAGAGCGGGTGCTGGTGGTGGGGGAACTGCGCGGTGAGGGCCAAGGCCGCGCAGCTCTCGTGTATCCAGTACTGGCAAGCGACGCACACGTACGAGGACCCGTGCTGCCTCGTCCCGCACGCGTCGCACCTGAACGAGCACGACCTCCCGGGCCGGCGCCACGACCTCAGTTGGTGCTGCGGGTGGCTCATGCTATGATCATCACCAGCCACACACATGACGCCCATGCTGGATGCACATCTCATGTGCATGTGGAAGTAGCAGCCGCTGCTCGAGCAGTGGTAGCCCACCTCTGACCTCATATCCAGCTCACAGACCGCGCATTCCCCCGCCCACGTTTCTTTCGTTTGGGTAAGCGTGTGTTGGGGAGGGTGCGTGGGATGCGTGATGCTTCTCGGCATTTCTGCACATTCTTCGTGTATTACGAAATCGCTGCCGCATTTCTTGCTGCAGCTATAGCCTACTTCGCCGTAGAAGCGCCTCCGACAGCAGTGGCATATGCTTTCCACGCGAGTTTCGGTTAGAGCAAGTGGATGGTCGTGCAAGAAATGATCAAGAATCACCTCCTCTTCCTCCTTTGTCATCTCTCTTCCTTTCTCACTCattctatgtgtgtttttcttttcctctatacTTGCATTTTGTGTTCTCAGCTCTCAATTACTGCTACTTTTATTATTGATCAACAAACAGAATCGGACTAAAGTGTTATAAGGCGATCTTCAAATGTGAGAAAGGAATATACCAAAGAAATTACTTTTGGTCAgcaaagaattttattttatttatttagttgttATTGTGGCGGTAGTTTCTCAAGAAATTAAATCTTCTAGACTTCCTAACTCATACAAACTTCAAACGTGAGCAAAGAATATATCCATTACGTTATATCATAAACTCACTCCTTCCTACCACAGAATGCAtacttaattattattttcgtcGACCCTCCCAATAAAAATGTATGAAATTCATTTTTTGAAAACTATCCCTTAACAAGTTGGAGGAAGTATAATTTTCTTTGCATTAGAATTTAGACATAGGCCTTCTCTTTTTTGAATATAACACGCTAGTTAGGTCAACATATATTTGCAAGTAAAAACTCTTTGATGGAAGCCATTAGTTACAcacataaaattttataaaagaaaaatcaaaccACACAATTACACAAATATTATAATGGCACGTACGGGATGGTAACACAAAAACTAGCGTAACATAA
This window encodes:
- the LOC131005057 gene encoding uncharacterized protein LOC131005057, with protein sequence MSEKGREMTKEEEEVILDHFLHDHPLALTETRVESICHCCRRRFYGEVGYSCSKKCGSDFVIHEECAEMPRSITHPTHPPQHTLTQTKETWAGECAVCELDMRSEVGYHCSSSGCYFHMHMRCASSMGVMCVAGDDHSMSHPQHQLRSWRRPGRSCSFRCDACGTRQHGSSYVCVACQYWIHESCAALALTAQFPHHQHPLSLDFHFPIEYVMFNFKCDICRKPLLRKHWVYHCRLCRYVVHIKCAITASSVPPNTLDNEVDVGEDEDVIQFPINDIAEELIRPFVMRVGAAHDEEEENINAGKYKFHNHHHQLSLVSSSSSPSHDDHQEEEENSSDDDDYNLNYGQTSKLVCDGCTAPIYHEKKKSSSSSHINYYSCVEGKYFLHWACFRLPLELRPSQPFHRQHKKQLLRLQTCPKLDWIKCSICKFYTNGLYYSCAECEFKADIKCSSLPSTIKHEAHPQRHHYLKLVDGEDYKDSLHIRCIGCSEFLLHPGAIFYTCQKCEFNLCCRCVLLPGTADTRWLDKHALPLAFEAAVNHPEKFYCDECEKEMNPKCWMYHCRHCDASYHPRCLPTVAPYCRDFKYGREFAIAAIHHHPLTLERFFTKLRCHVCGNKERNDVGFRCASCNFFACGCGEWSNDDVLPLD